In Piliocolobus tephrosceles isolate RC106 chromosome 12, ASM277652v3, whole genome shotgun sequence, one DNA window encodes the following:
- the RTL4 gene encoding retrotransposon Gag-like protein 4 — MEKCTKSPPTLQVEPFFLQAENLILRPQIQHSTTENTAERAQVMPALATTVMPVPNSLEHLTQFHGDPANCSEFLTQVTTYLTALQISNPANDAQIKLFFDYLSQQLESCGIISGPDKSTLLKQYENCILEFQQSFGKPTKQEMNLLMNAKFDKRDNSSQQDPTTFQLLAQNLIRNATNQNGQFKKAVDDLNQDEESVTDMMDNLPYLITQCIQLDKKHSDRPELLQSETQLPLLASLIQHQALFSPTDPPPKKGPIQLREGQLPLTPAKRARQQETQLCLYCSQSGHFTRDCLAKRSRAPATTNNTAHQ; from the coding sequence ATGGAGAAGTGCACAAAATCACCACCTACCTTGCAGGTAGAGCCTTTCTTTCTTCAGGCAGAGAATCTGATTCTGCGGCCTCAAATACAGCATTCAACCACGGAGAACACTGCTGAAAGGGCCCAAGTCATGCCTGCCCTGGCCACCACAGTGATGCCTGTACCGAACTCACTCGAGCATCTCACCCAGTTTCATGGTGACCCTGCCAATTGCTCAGAGTTCCTCACTCAGGTGACTACCTACTTGACAGCTCTCCAGATCTCTAATCCTGCAAATGATGCCCAGATCAAACTCTTTTTTGATTACCTATCTCAGCAGTTAGAAAGTTGTGGAATCATATCTGGGCCTGACAAGAGTACCTTACTGAAGCAATATGAGAATTGTATTCTTGAGTTCCAGCAGTCATTTGGTAAACCCACAAAACAGGAAATGAACCTTCTGATGAATGCTAAGTTTGACAAAAGGGACAACTCCTCTCAACAGGACCCTACTACTTTCCAGCTCCTTGCTCAAAATCTGATCCGTAATGCAACCAATCAGAATGGTCAGTTCAAAAAGGCAGTAGATGATCTCAACCAGGATGAAGAGAGTGTCACTGATATGATGGACAATCTACCATACCTGATCACTCAGTGCATTCAGTTGGACAAGAAACACAGTGACAGGCCAGAGCTCCTACAGTCAGAGACCCAGCTCCCATTGTTGGCTTCCTTGATCCAGCACCAAGCCCTCTTTAGCCCCACAGATCCACCACCCAAGAAAGGGCCTATACAACTGCGAGAAGGCCAGCTGCCTCTCACCCCAGCCAAACGAGCCCGCCAGCAAGAAACTCAGTTGTGCCTCTACTGCAGCCAATCTGGCCACTTCACAAGAGATTGCCTTGCCAAACGTTCTCGAGCTCCAGCAACGACAAATAACACAGCTCACCAGTAA